From Medicago truncatula cultivar Jemalong A17 chromosome 7, MtrunA17r5.0-ANR, whole genome shotgun sequence, a single genomic window includes:
- the LOC112416289 gene encoding uncharacterized protein has translation MILSMIIPGKLAPGNNIDVYLQPLIKELNEMWYDGVRTLDSSKNEMFTLKAALMWTISDFPGLGTLSGWNTYTGLACSTCKFETDSCRLKNGRKWKGNPFDPTLSKNEIVNNRPENVPLDHWVKFVEYRLKPETMEMCKRNKEARKKQIFNHTCGAMTFARKRHILTLEAGKPVGRGPMWDMTHKRADGKYVNEEAQKIGEKICNHIAENPDAYSEISPNDIVGKIFGKEHSGRVRGMGMGVVPTIAFKHTTTRLSGMEFGSFRGSTSSGSSALVNQKLATMEAQMTALVGYIKAKEGGSLPPELAAALFPNDTQQASNVGNESPTPNDITRSSDESNARRS, from the exons ATGATCCTTTCCATGATCATTCCTGGGAAACTAGCCCCGGGAAATAACATTGATGTGTACTTACAACCTCTCATCAAAGAGTTGAATGAAATGTGGTATGATGGAGTGCGTACATTAGATTcatcaaaaaatgaaatgtttacGTTGAAGGCAGCTTTGATGTGGACAATTAGTGACTTTCCAGGGCTTGGTACTTTATCTGGGTGGAACACATACACTGGTTTAGCCTGCTCCACTTGTAAGTTTGAAACAGATAGTTGTAGACTAAAGAATGGTAGGAAATG GAAAGGGAACCCCTTCGATCCTACTTTGAGCAAGAATGAAATTGTCAACAATAGACCTGAGAATGTTCCCTTGGACCATTGGGTGAAATTTGTTGAATATCGCTTGAAACCCGAGACTATG GAAATGTGCAAGCGAAACAAAGAAGCGAGAAAGAAACAGATTTTTAATCATACGTGCGGCGCCATGACTTTCGCGAGAAAAAGACATATCCTA ACTCTTGAGGCTGGTAAGCCTGTCGGCCGGGGTCCAATGTGGGATATGACCCACAAAAGGGCAGATGGGAAGTATGTGAATGAAGAAGCTCAGAAGATAGGG GAGAAAATTTGCAATCATATAGCTGAAAACCCTGATGCTTATTCTGAAATTTCTCCAAATGATATTGTTGGCAAGATATTTGGAAAAGAGCATTCTGGCCGTGTTCGAGGAATGGGCATGGGAGTGGTTCCTACTATTGCTTTTAAGCATACTACCACACGACTTAGCGGTATGGAGTTTGGCTCTTTTCGTGGTAGTACTTCAAGCGGCAGTTCTGCATTGGTGAACCAAAAACTTGCAACTATGGAGGCTCAAATGACAGCACTTGTTGGCTACATTAAAGCGAAGGAAGGTGGTTCACTACCTCCAGAGTTAGCTGCTGCCTTATTTCCCAATGATACACAACAG GCATCAAACGTAGGAAATGAATCTCCAACACCCAATGACATAACTAGATCATCAGATGAAAGCAATGCACGTCGATCATGA